Proteins encoded by one window of Nocardia goodfellowii:
- a CDS encoding methyltransferase domain-containing protein, with amino-acid sequence MAEPESIPSFRSDQPSDAEQHALLVSILDAQSELPGVRRLRRWALDALGVRPGDRALDIGSGTGSEVVALAAAAGPSGAATGVDPNPAMVAEATARAAALGVAAEFVQGDAYDLPFPDASFDVVRCERVYQHLDEPARATAEIARILRPGGRVVLIDSDWSTSIIHPGDPEVVRALHDAWLSNTTNRHSGRHLRGLLTAAGLIVDDIGADAVIWDPGVIDTLFHASTAAAVAGGVITATQRDELIADLRHGVDIGDFHFSVTMFAVLAHRP; translated from the coding sequence ATGGCCGAGCCCGAGTCCATACCGTCGTTCCGCTCCGATCAGCCAAGTGACGCCGAACAGCACGCGCTGCTCGTCAGCATCCTGGACGCGCAATCGGAATTGCCGGGTGTGCGCCGGCTTCGGCGCTGGGCGTTGGACGCGTTGGGCGTGCGGCCAGGCGATCGGGCGTTGGACATCGGCTCCGGAACCGGCTCGGAGGTGGTGGCGCTGGCCGCCGCGGCCGGGCCGAGCGGTGCCGCTACCGGTGTGGACCCCAACCCGGCCATGGTGGCCGAGGCCACTGCGCGAGCGGCGGCGCTCGGCGTCGCGGCCGAGTTCGTGCAAGGCGACGCCTACGACCTGCCCTTCCCCGACGCCAGTTTCGACGTGGTGCGCTGCGAGCGGGTCTACCAGCATCTCGACGAACCCGCCCGCGCGACCGCCGAGATCGCCCGCATCCTGCGCCCGGGTGGCCGTGTCGTCCTCATCGACAGCGACTGGTCCACCAGCATCATCCATCCGGGCGACCCCGAAGTGGTTCGGGCACTACACGATGCGTGGCTCAGCAACACCACCAATCGCCATTCCGGACGCCACCTCCGCGGACTGCTCACCGCAGCGGGCCTGATCGTCGACGACATCGGCGCCGATGCGGTGATCTGGGATCCCGGCGTCATCGACACCTTGTTCCACGCCAGCACCGCTGCAGCCGTGGCCGGTGGTGTCATCACCGCCACGCAGCGGGACGAACTGATCGCCGACCTGCGTCACGGCGTCGATATCGGCGACTTCCACTTCTCGGTGACCATGTTCGCGGTCCTCGCGCACCGGCCGTAG
- a CDS encoding acyl-CoA thioesterase, with protein MATIEEALEIERLERDIFRGASTKTQLPRTFGGQVAGQALVSAVRTVEPQFQVHSLHGYFLRPGNPAERTVYLVDRIRDGRSFCTRRVTGVQDGKAIFTMSASFHSGDQGPEHQDVMPQVSEPEGLPDAHTTMSPERLWAMREWEHWDIRPVPPEEVSRRDGVVSQQQVWFRYRHPLPDDPLFHVCTLAYMSDMTLLGSSKVIHPDEETQNASLDHAMWFLRPFRADDWLLYDQSSPSAGFGRALTGGKIFNRQGELVAAVVQEGLIRTLREG; from the coding sequence ATGGCGACGATCGAAGAGGCGCTGGAAATCGAGCGGCTCGAACGCGACATTTTCCGCGGGGCATCCACCAAGACTCAGTTGCCGCGCACGTTCGGCGGACAGGTGGCCGGCCAGGCGCTGGTGTCGGCGGTGCGGACGGTCGAGCCGCAGTTTCAGGTGCATTCCCTGCACGGCTATTTCCTGCGTCCCGGCAACCCCGCGGAACGGACCGTGTATCTGGTGGACCGGATCCGCGACGGGCGCTCGTTCTGCACGCGGCGAGTCACCGGCGTACAGGACGGCAAAGCGATCTTCACCATGTCCGCCTCCTTCCACTCCGGCGATCAGGGCCCCGAGCATCAGGACGTGATGCCGCAGGTGTCCGAGCCCGAGGGCCTGCCCGACGCGCACACCACCATGAGCCCGGAACGCCTGTGGGCCATGCGCGAATGGGAGCACTGGGACATCCGGCCGGTCCCGCCCGAGGAGGTGTCGCGCCGCGACGGTGTCGTTTCCCAGCAGCAGGTCTGGTTCCGCTACCGGCACCCGCTGCCCGACGACCCGCTGTTCCACGTCTGCACTCTCGCCTACATGAGCGATATGACGTTGCTCGGCTCCTCCAAGGTCATCCACCCCGACGAGGAGACGCAGAACGCCTCGCTCGACCACGCCATGTGGTTCCTGCGCCCGTTCCGTGCCGACGACTGGCTGCTCTACGACCAGTCCTCGCCCTCCGCGGGATTCGGCCGGGCCCTCACCGGCGGCAAGATCTTCAACCGTCAGGGTGAACTCGTCGCCGCGGTCGTGCAGGAGGGTTTGATCCGCACGCTGCGCGAGGGCTGA
- the pdxT gene encoding pyridoxal 5'-phosphate synthase glutaminase subunit PdxT: protein MVEQSVTTARVSQRTTSAPRIGVLALQGDVREHFAALMHAGAEPVSVRRLAELESVDALVLPGGESTAISKLLEAFELLEPLRARLRAGMPAFGSCAGMILLASEVLDTRPDAQHLSGIDMTVRRNAFGRQVDSFETDLDFTGLDTPIRAVFIRAPWVERAGAGVEVLATVPSGPFAGRIVAAREGNVLATSFHPEVTGDLRVHDLFVEMVRAAA, encoded by the coding sequence ATGGTTGAGCAGTCGGTGACTACCGCGCGGGTGTCGCAGCGGACAACGAGCGCGCCCCGGATCGGCGTACTCGCCTTGCAGGGTGACGTACGTGAGCACTTCGCCGCCCTGATGCACGCCGGCGCCGAACCGGTCAGCGTCCGCCGCTTGGCCGAACTCGAATCGGTGGACGCGCTCGTGCTGCCCGGTGGCGAATCCACGGCGATCAGCAAACTGCTCGAGGCCTTCGAACTGCTGGAGCCGCTGCGCGCCCGGCTCCGTGCCGGTATGCCCGCCTTCGGCTCCTGTGCCGGCATGATTCTGCTCGCTTCCGAGGTGCTGGACACCCGCCCCGACGCCCAGCATCTGTCCGGCATCGATATGACGGTGCGCCGCAACGCCTTCGGTCGCCAGGTCGACTCGTTCGAAACCGACCTGGACTTCACCGGACTCGACACTCCGATCCGCGCCGTCTTCATCCGCGCCCCCTGGGTGGAGCGCGCGGGCGCGGGTGTCGAGGTGCTCGCCACCGTCCCCAGCGGCCCGTTCGCCGGTCGCATCGTGGCGGCGCGCGAGGGCAATGTCCTGGCCACCTCGTTCCATCCCGAGGTCACCGGCGATCTGCGCGTGCACGACCTGTTCGTCGAGATGGTCCGCGCTGCCGCGTAG
- a CDS encoding C1 family peptidase, producing the protein MRYHLVTANTLDKTDRVSPRFIWMSSKETDEFDQRPETFIEGGGTSLKAAVEVCRKYGAVREEMLPFHIVTKMYTGAENVFWAHAAQHRVASYFNLRKDLANWKAWLANHGPILAGFGVDKTWDNATANGGVLDEFSPGTVRGGHAVAVVGYQANGRFILRNSWGSAWGDNGFAYASPAYIAGAFFDESYGVTL; encoded by the coding sequence ATGCGCTATCACCTGGTCACCGCGAACACGCTGGACAAGACCGACCGGGTCTCGCCGCGCTTCATCTGGATGAGCTCGAAGGAGACCGATGAATTCGATCAGCGGCCCGAGACATTCATCGAAGGCGGCGGCACCTCGTTGAAGGCGGCGGTCGAGGTGTGCCGGAAATACGGAGCGGTGCGGGAGGAGATGCTGCCGTTCCACATCGTCACCAAGATGTACACCGGAGCGGAGAACGTGTTCTGGGCGCATGCCGCGCAACATCGGGTGGCCTCCTACTTCAATCTGCGCAAGGATTTGGCCAACTGGAAGGCGTGGCTCGCCAACCACGGTCCTATTCTGGCGGGCTTCGGCGTGGACAAGACGTGGGACAACGCCACTGCGAATGGCGGCGTCCTGGACGAGTTCAGTCCCGGCACGGTCCGTGGCGGGCACGCGGTCGCGGTCGTCGGCTACCAGGCCAACGGTCGTTTCATTCTGCGCAACAGCTGGGGCAGCGCCTGGGGTGACAACGGCTTCGCCTACGCGAGCCCCGCCTACATCGCCGGCGCGTTCTTCGACGAGTCCTACGGAGTCACTCTCTGA
- a CDS encoding YebC/PmpR family DNA-binding transcriptional regulator — MSGHSKWATTKHKKAGIDAKRGKLFAKLIKNIEVAARTGGSDPAGNPTLYDAIQKAKKSSVPNDNIERARKRGGGEEAGGADWQTIMYEGYGPNGVAVLIECLTDNRNRAAGEVRVAMTRNGGNMADPGSVSYLFGRKGVVTLEKNGLSEDDVLMAVLDAGAEEVNDLGDSFEIITEPSDLIPVREALQAAGIDYDSAESGFQPSVSVAVDADGARKVIKLVDALEDSDDVQNVYTNVDIPDEVLAQLED; from the coding sequence ATGAGCGGCCATTCCAAATGGGCCACCACCAAGCACAAGAAGGCGGGGATCGACGCCAAGCGCGGCAAGCTCTTCGCCAAATTGATCAAGAACATCGAGGTGGCGGCGCGCACGGGTGGCAGTGACCCCGCGGGCAACCCGACGCTGTACGACGCCATCCAGAAGGCGAAGAAGTCGTCGGTTCCCAATGACAACATCGAGCGCGCCCGCAAGCGCGGCGGTGGCGAAGAGGCCGGCGGCGCGGACTGGCAGACCATCATGTACGAGGGCTACGGCCCCAATGGTGTCGCCGTGCTGATCGAGTGCCTCACCGACAACCGCAATCGCGCGGCGGGCGAGGTCCGGGTCGCGATGACCCGCAACGGCGGCAACATGGCCGATCCGGGCTCGGTGTCGTACCTGTTCGGCCGTAAGGGTGTGGTCACCCTGGAGAAGAACGGCCTGTCCGAGGACGACGTGCTGATGGCGGTGCTCGACGCCGGCGCCGAAGAGGTCAACGACCTGGGTGATTCGTTCGAGATCATCACCGAGCCCAGCGACCTGATCCCGGTGCGCGAAGCGCTGCAGGCCGCCGGAATCGACTACGACTCGGCCGAATCCGGCTTCCAGCCGTCGGTGTCGGTCGCGGTCGACGCCGACGGCGCCCGCAAGGTGATCAAGCTCGTCGACGCGCTGGAGGACAGCGACGACGTGCAGAACGTCTACACCAACGTCGATATCCCCGACGAGGTACTGGCTCAGTTGGAGGACTGA
- a CDS encoding SRPBCC family protein yields MTKQPTGLLLATDAGHDLILTRTYRAPIGDVWASLTEPDRTARWYGPWTGEAAPGRNIKVQLSFEEGRPWTEMRVEACEPPHRLAVSATDEAGSWLLEVLLTEQNGTTEFRFIQHLADDKLDMAPQVGPGWEYYLDMFEAAHTGSASRPDFGDYYPAMAQYYEDLVRGQSSN; encoded by the coding sequence ATGACCAAACAACCGACCGGACTTCTGCTCGCCACCGACGCCGGGCACGACCTGATATTGACTCGCACTTACCGCGCCCCGATCGGCGACGTGTGGGCGAGCCTGACCGAACCCGATCGCACCGCCCGCTGGTACGGACCGTGGACGGGGGAAGCCGCACCGGGCCGGAACATCAAGGTGCAGTTGAGTTTCGAAGAGGGCCGGCCCTGGACCGAAATGCGCGTCGAAGCTTGCGAACCGCCGCACCGCTTGGCCGTCTCCGCGACCGACGAGGCCGGTTCCTGGCTACTCGAAGTGCTGCTGACCGAGCAGAACGGGACCACCGAATTCCGCTTCATCCAGCACCTCGCCGACGACAAGCTGGACATGGCCCCCCAGGTGGGGCCCGGCTGGGAGTACTACCTGGACATGTTCGAGGCGGCCCACACCGGTAGTGCGAGCCGTCCCGATTTCGGTGACTACTACCCCGCCATGGCCCAGTACTACGAGGACCTCGTGCGGGGTCAGTCCTCCAACTGA
- a CDS encoding ArsR/SmtB family transcription factor, translated as MDEVAAAIADPIRRAILEMLDGQRLTAGDIAQRFDISRPAISRHLRVLRESGLVRAEIVGRERYYALHAEPLTQITDWISRFGRAGWERRFDALETEVYRTRREHRAPADPKTARENTA; from the coding sequence GTGGACGAAGTGGCAGCGGCGATCGCCGATCCCATTCGGCGGGCGATTCTGGAAATGCTGGACGGGCAGCGACTCACCGCGGGCGACATCGCGCAGCGGTTCGATATCAGCAGGCCCGCGATCAGCCGGCACCTGCGGGTACTGCGCGAAAGCGGCCTGGTCCGAGCCGAAATCGTGGGGCGTGAGCGCTACTACGCGCTGCACGCCGAACCGCTCACCCAAATCACCGACTGGATATCGAGATTCGGCCGCGCCGGCTGGGAACGCCGCTTCGACGCATTGGAAACCGAGGTCTACCGGACGCGGCGCGAGCACCGGGCCCCGGCCGACCCGAAAACCGCAAGGGAGAACACCGCATGA